A section of the Telopea speciosissima isolate NSW1024214 ecotype Mountain lineage chromosome 3, Tspe_v1, whole genome shotgun sequence genome encodes:
- the LOC122656179 gene encoding CRM-domain containing factor CFM9, mitochondrial isoform X2: protein MWMARNIQRLRLRTLSSLLPYSNSRDVLLVSNDTPKIVASGNSVQSSLAGKDCFLSSSPLWGCFVGSRSMSVKTGRSMRSKVEKRLRYEAGKPLRERRRAAKLRKKLMTDEERLIYNLRRAKKKVALLLQKLKKYELPELPPPRHDPELLTSEQLQAYKKIGFRNRNYVPVGVRGVFGGVVQNMHLHWKFHETVQVCCDNFPKEKIKEMATMLARLSGGIVVNIHDVKTIIMFRGRNYRQPKNLIPINTLTKRKALFKARFEQALDSQKLNIKKYEQQLRRMGVNPEDPVAMASIQRVASTFFNAIDKKESSPYVFYGDKQPAVELGSREDPEKPSEDSDQEELDRFIAEIEDAANQEWEEEEAKEKQELGRMRYWNREDWGDRGRSSYNGDSEYETTGRGRDRNDTCGRHRNVGVRKNDNDHEDGALEASGDEDWDSHSMGDAGYTDDNAVDSDEDNKEFKRQTRVNGKQQRREGDKKNTSEKNVRASRSGKNAREDSGSENMFGDSENELWDSGDEEEHDSIAPGDTDNFMGRSDEEEGHTSNNDWQHGNNRRIKTTKQVDETWDSD, encoded by the exons ATGTGGATGGCGAGGAATATTCAAAGGCTTCGCTTAAgaactctctcctctctcctcccataCAGTAAcag CAGGGATGTTTTGCTGGTAAGTAATGATACCCCAAAAATTGTTGCAAGTGGTAACTCGGTTCAATCGAGTTTAGCAGGCAAAGACTGCTTCTTATCCTCTTCCCCGCTGTGGGGTTGCTTTGTTGGGTCTCGCTCTATGTCGGTAAAGACAGGGAGGAGTATGCGAAGCAAGGTCGAGAAGAGGCTGAGATATGAAGCTGGGAAACCCCTTAGGGAGAGGAGGCGAGCGGCCAAGTTGCGGAAGAAGTTGATGACCGACGAGGAGAGGCTCATTTACAACCTTAGAAGA GCCAAGAAGAAAGTGGCATTGCTCCTGCAAAAGCTGAAGAAGTATGAGCTGCCAGAATTACCACCCCCTCGACATGACCCTGAGTTATTGACTTCTGAGCAACTTCAGGCATATAAAAAGATCGGCTTCAGAAACAGAAATTATGTTCCTGTTGGTGTTAGGGGAGTCTTTGGTGGTGTTGTCCAAAATATGCATCTCCACTGGAAGTTCCATGAGACTGTACAAGTCTGTTGTGATAATTTTCCCAAGGAAAAAATCAAAGAGATGGCAACCATGCTTGCACGGCTGAGTGGCGGTATTGTAGTTAACATACATGATGTGAAAACAATTATTATGTTCCGTGGAAGAAACTATCGGCAGCCAAAGAATTTGATACCCATCAATACTCTTACAAAAAGAAAG GCATTATTCAAAGCCAGGTTTGAGCAAGCACTGGACTCTCAGAAACTAAATATTAAGAAGTATGAGCAGCAGCTCCGCCGAATGGGTGTAAATCCTGAGGATCCAGTTGCCATGGCCAGCATCCAGAGAGTAGCCTCAACATTCTTTAATGCCATTGATAAGAAGGAAAGCAGTCCTTATGTTTTCTATGGGGATAAACAACCAGCTGTTGAACTTGGTAGTCGGGAAGATCCAGAGAAGCCCTCTGAGGATAGTGACCAAGAGGAGCTTGATAGATTCATAGCTGAGATTGAGGATGCAGCAAATCAAgaatgggaagaagaggaagctaaAGAGAAACAAGAGTTGGGTAGAATGAGGTACTGGAATAGAGAAGATTGGGGTGACAGAGGCCGATCATCATATAATGGTGATTCAGAGTATGAGACCACAGGGAGGGGAAGGGATCGGAATGATACATGTGGTAGGCATAGGAACGTTGGTGTACGTAAAAATGATAATGATCATGAAGATGGGGCCCTCGAGGCATCAGGTGATGAAGACTGGGATTCTCATAGTATGGGAGATGCAGGTTATACGGATGATAATGCAGTTGATTCTGATGAAGATAACAAGGAGTTCAAGCGGCAAACTAGAGTGAACGGGAAACAGCagaggagagagggagacaAGAAAAATACTTCTGAGAAGAATGTTAGGGCCAGCAGAAGTGGGAAGAACGCCAGAGAGGACTCTGGGTCGGAGAATATGTTTGGGGACTCGGAAAATGAATTGTGGGACTCaggtgatgaagaagaacatgaTTCAATAGCTCCAGGGGATACTGATAATTTTATGGGCAGGAGTGATGAAGAGGAGGGCCATACCAGTAACAATGATTGGCAGCATGGGAACAACAGAAGGATTAAAACAACAAAGCAGGTGGATGAAACATGGGACAGTGATTAG
- the LOC122656180 gene encoding SUPPRESSOR OF GAMMA RESPONSE 1-like yields the protein MAKTWLIDGRTIARKVKNATQFSASQTKENGAYRECPNCNHRIDNSDVLPEWPGLPAGVKFDPSDVELLGHLAEKVGLGNSKPQSFIGDFIPTLEGDEGICYKHPKNLRGAKKDGSSVHFFHKTANAYATGQRKRRKIQNQHSLTEEDVRWHKTGKTKPVIENGVHKGWKKIMVLYKSFKKGFKPEKLNWVMHQYHLGMKEDEKEGEYVVSKIFYQQQQKQNDKSDANLASEEPDKVTVDASPKTPKTNTPNLHRPGKRPLVDEDNEDNASEFIQDVPQSPLPAVCLDDDKVDASWLAGESQAVEDPDPNGMDDSLLCNEILDSYAPIDNPGVRNAPYFLDFNASQMDAVEGDVGTANGIPDLDGIDLGTPPDFQLADLQFGSEESIMSWLDRLWR from the exons ATGGCCAA GACATGGCTTATTGACGGTAGAACAATTGCGAGGAAAGTTAAAAATGCCACCCAGTTCTCTGCATCTCAAACCAAAGAGAATGGGGCATATCGGGAGTGCCCTAATTGCAATCATCGCATTGATAATAGTGAT GTTTTGCCTGAATGGCCAGGCCTGCCTGCTGGTGTAAAGTTTGATCCATCCGATGTAGAGCTTTTAGGGCATCTAGCAGAGAAGGTTGGACTTGGGAATTCAAAACCACAATCTTTTATTGGTGATTTTATTCCGACACTTGAGGGGGATGAGGGAATTTGCTATAAGCATCCTAAAAATCTTCGTG GTGccaagaaagatggaagcaGTGTCCATTTCTTCCACAAAACAGCTAACGCATATGCAACTGGTCAGCGCAAACGCCGCAAAATCCAAAATCAACATAGTTTGACAGAGGAGGATGTCCGCTGGCATAAGACTGGTAAAACAAAGCCTGTAATTGAAAATGGAGTTCAtaagggatggaagaagataatggttcTCTATAAAAGTTTCAAGAAGGGATTCAAGCCTGAAAAGCTCAACTGGGTGATGCATCAGTACCATCTAGGGatgaaagaagatgaaaaggaaGGTGAATATGTAGTTTCCAAAATTTTCTATCAACAGCAGCAGAAGCAAAATGATAAGAGTGATGCCAATCTGGCCAGTGAAGAACCCGATAAAGTGACAGTGGATGCCAGTCCAAAGACCCCCAAGACAAATACTCCCAATCTGCATCGACCAGGGAAGCGTCCTTTAGTTGATGAAGACAATGAAGATAAT gCATCTGAGTTCATCCAAGATGTACCTCAATCCCCTCTGCCTGCTGTTTGTCTTGATGACGACAAGGTGGACGCTTCATGGTTGGCAGGCGAATCTCAGGCTGTTGAGGACCCTGATCCAAATGGCATGGATGACTCACTGTTGTGCAATGAAATTCTTGATTCTTATGCTCCTATTGATAACCCAGGAGTAAGAAATGCCCCTTATTTCCTGGACTTCAATGCTAGCCAGATGGATGCAGTTGAAGGAGATGTCGGCACAGCCAATGGAATCCCTGACCTTGATGGCATAGATCTGGGCACACCACCAGATTTTCAGCTTGCG GACTTGCAGTTTGGCTCTGAGGAAAGTATTATGAGTTGGTTAGACCGGCTTTGGAGATGA
- the LOC122656179 gene encoding CRM-domain containing factor CFM9, mitochondrial isoform X1, whose product MWMARNIQRLRLRTLSSLLPYSNSISRDVLLVSNDTPKIVASGNSVQSSLAGKDCFLSSSPLWGCFVGSRSMSVKTGRSMRSKVEKRLRYEAGKPLRERRRAAKLRKKLMTDEERLIYNLRRAKKKVALLLQKLKKYELPELPPPRHDPELLTSEQLQAYKKIGFRNRNYVPVGVRGVFGGVVQNMHLHWKFHETVQVCCDNFPKEKIKEMATMLARLSGGIVVNIHDVKTIIMFRGRNYRQPKNLIPINTLTKRKALFKARFEQALDSQKLNIKKYEQQLRRMGVNPEDPVAMASIQRVASTFFNAIDKKESSPYVFYGDKQPAVELGSREDPEKPSEDSDQEELDRFIAEIEDAANQEWEEEEAKEKQELGRMRYWNREDWGDRGRSSYNGDSEYETTGRGRDRNDTCGRHRNVGVRKNDNDHEDGALEASGDEDWDSHSMGDAGYTDDNAVDSDEDNKEFKRQTRVNGKQQRREGDKKNTSEKNVRASRSGKNAREDSGSENMFGDSENELWDSGDEEEHDSIAPGDTDNFMGRSDEEEGHTSNNDWQHGNNRRIKTTKQVDETWDSD is encoded by the exons ATGTGGATGGCGAGGAATATTCAAAGGCTTCGCTTAAgaactctctcctctctcctcccataCAGTAAcag CATCAGCAGGGATGTTTTGCTGGTAAGTAATGATACCCCAAAAATTGTTGCAAGTGGTAACTCGGTTCAATCGAGTTTAGCAGGCAAAGACTGCTTCTTATCCTCTTCCCCGCTGTGGGGTTGCTTTGTTGGGTCTCGCTCTATGTCGGTAAAGACAGGGAGGAGTATGCGAAGCAAGGTCGAGAAGAGGCTGAGATATGAAGCTGGGAAACCCCTTAGGGAGAGGAGGCGAGCGGCCAAGTTGCGGAAGAAGTTGATGACCGACGAGGAGAGGCTCATTTACAACCTTAGAAGA GCCAAGAAGAAAGTGGCATTGCTCCTGCAAAAGCTGAAGAAGTATGAGCTGCCAGAATTACCACCCCCTCGACATGACCCTGAGTTATTGACTTCTGAGCAACTTCAGGCATATAAAAAGATCGGCTTCAGAAACAGAAATTATGTTCCTGTTGGTGTTAGGGGAGTCTTTGGTGGTGTTGTCCAAAATATGCATCTCCACTGGAAGTTCCATGAGACTGTACAAGTCTGTTGTGATAATTTTCCCAAGGAAAAAATCAAAGAGATGGCAACCATGCTTGCACGGCTGAGTGGCGGTATTGTAGTTAACATACATGATGTGAAAACAATTATTATGTTCCGTGGAAGAAACTATCGGCAGCCAAAGAATTTGATACCCATCAATACTCTTACAAAAAGAAAG GCATTATTCAAAGCCAGGTTTGAGCAAGCACTGGACTCTCAGAAACTAAATATTAAGAAGTATGAGCAGCAGCTCCGCCGAATGGGTGTAAATCCTGAGGATCCAGTTGCCATGGCCAGCATCCAGAGAGTAGCCTCAACATTCTTTAATGCCATTGATAAGAAGGAAAGCAGTCCTTATGTTTTCTATGGGGATAAACAACCAGCTGTTGAACTTGGTAGTCGGGAAGATCCAGAGAAGCCCTCTGAGGATAGTGACCAAGAGGAGCTTGATAGATTCATAGCTGAGATTGAGGATGCAGCAAATCAAgaatgggaagaagaggaagctaaAGAGAAACAAGAGTTGGGTAGAATGAGGTACTGGAATAGAGAAGATTGGGGTGACAGAGGCCGATCATCATATAATGGTGATTCAGAGTATGAGACCACAGGGAGGGGAAGGGATCGGAATGATACATGTGGTAGGCATAGGAACGTTGGTGTACGTAAAAATGATAATGATCATGAAGATGGGGCCCTCGAGGCATCAGGTGATGAAGACTGGGATTCTCATAGTATGGGAGATGCAGGTTATACGGATGATAATGCAGTTGATTCTGATGAAGATAACAAGGAGTTCAAGCGGCAAACTAGAGTGAACGGGAAACAGCagaggagagagggagacaAGAAAAATACTTCTGAGAAGAATGTTAGGGCCAGCAGAAGTGGGAAGAACGCCAGAGAGGACTCTGGGTCGGAGAATATGTTTGGGGACTCGGAAAATGAATTGTGGGACTCaggtgatgaagaagaacatgaTTCAATAGCTCCAGGGGATACTGATAATTTTATGGGCAGGAGTGATGAAGAGGAGGGCCATACCAGTAACAATGATTGGCAGCATGGGAACAACAGAAGGATTAAAACAACAAAGCAGGTGGATGAAACATGGGACAGTGATTAG
- the LOC122656179 gene encoding CRM-domain containing factor CFM9, mitochondrial isoform X3 codes for MWMARNIQRLRLRTLSSLLPYSNRDVLLVSNDTPKIVASGNSVQSSLAGKDCFLSSSPLWGCFVGSRSMSVKTGRSMRSKVEKRLRYEAGKPLRERRRAAKLRKKLMTDEERLIYNLRRAKKKVALLLQKLKKYELPELPPPRHDPELLTSEQLQAYKKIGFRNRNYVPVGVRGVFGGVVQNMHLHWKFHETVQVCCDNFPKEKIKEMATMLARLSGGIVVNIHDVKTIIMFRGRNYRQPKNLIPINTLTKRKALFKARFEQALDSQKLNIKKYEQQLRRMGVNPEDPVAMASIQRVASTFFNAIDKKESSPYVFYGDKQPAVELGSREDPEKPSEDSDQEELDRFIAEIEDAANQEWEEEEAKEKQELGRMRYWNREDWGDRGRSSYNGDSEYETTGRGRDRNDTCGRHRNVGVRKNDNDHEDGALEASGDEDWDSHSMGDAGYTDDNAVDSDEDNKEFKRQTRVNGKQQRREGDKKNTSEKNVRASRSGKNAREDSGSENMFGDSENELWDSGDEEEHDSIAPGDTDNFMGRSDEEEGHTSNNDWQHGNNRRIKTTKQVDETWDSD; via the exons ATGTGGATGGCGAGGAATATTCAAAGGCTTCGCTTAAgaactctctcctctctcctcccataCAGTAAcag GGATGTTTTGCTGGTAAGTAATGATACCCCAAAAATTGTTGCAAGTGGTAACTCGGTTCAATCGAGTTTAGCAGGCAAAGACTGCTTCTTATCCTCTTCCCCGCTGTGGGGTTGCTTTGTTGGGTCTCGCTCTATGTCGGTAAAGACAGGGAGGAGTATGCGAAGCAAGGTCGAGAAGAGGCTGAGATATGAAGCTGGGAAACCCCTTAGGGAGAGGAGGCGAGCGGCCAAGTTGCGGAAGAAGTTGATGACCGACGAGGAGAGGCTCATTTACAACCTTAGAAGA GCCAAGAAGAAAGTGGCATTGCTCCTGCAAAAGCTGAAGAAGTATGAGCTGCCAGAATTACCACCCCCTCGACATGACCCTGAGTTATTGACTTCTGAGCAACTTCAGGCATATAAAAAGATCGGCTTCAGAAACAGAAATTATGTTCCTGTTGGTGTTAGGGGAGTCTTTGGTGGTGTTGTCCAAAATATGCATCTCCACTGGAAGTTCCATGAGACTGTACAAGTCTGTTGTGATAATTTTCCCAAGGAAAAAATCAAAGAGATGGCAACCATGCTTGCACGGCTGAGTGGCGGTATTGTAGTTAACATACATGATGTGAAAACAATTATTATGTTCCGTGGAAGAAACTATCGGCAGCCAAAGAATTTGATACCCATCAATACTCTTACAAAAAGAAAG GCATTATTCAAAGCCAGGTTTGAGCAAGCACTGGACTCTCAGAAACTAAATATTAAGAAGTATGAGCAGCAGCTCCGCCGAATGGGTGTAAATCCTGAGGATCCAGTTGCCATGGCCAGCATCCAGAGAGTAGCCTCAACATTCTTTAATGCCATTGATAAGAAGGAAAGCAGTCCTTATGTTTTCTATGGGGATAAACAACCAGCTGTTGAACTTGGTAGTCGGGAAGATCCAGAGAAGCCCTCTGAGGATAGTGACCAAGAGGAGCTTGATAGATTCATAGCTGAGATTGAGGATGCAGCAAATCAAgaatgggaagaagaggaagctaaAGAGAAACAAGAGTTGGGTAGAATGAGGTACTGGAATAGAGAAGATTGGGGTGACAGAGGCCGATCATCATATAATGGTGATTCAGAGTATGAGACCACAGGGAGGGGAAGGGATCGGAATGATACATGTGGTAGGCATAGGAACGTTGGTGTACGTAAAAATGATAATGATCATGAAGATGGGGCCCTCGAGGCATCAGGTGATGAAGACTGGGATTCTCATAGTATGGGAGATGCAGGTTATACGGATGATAATGCAGTTGATTCTGATGAAGATAACAAGGAGTTCAAGCGGCAAACTAGAGTGAACGGGAAACAGCagaggagagagggagacaAGAAAAATACTTCTGAGAAGAATGTTAGGGCCAGCAGAAGTGGGAAGAACGCCAGAGAGGACTCTGGGTCGGAGAATATGTTTGGGGACTCGGAAAATGAATTGTGGGACTCaggtgatgaagaagaacatgaTTCAATAGCTCCAGGGGATACTGATAATTTTATGGGCAGGAGTGATGAAGAGGAGGGCCATACCAGTAACAATGATTGGCAGCATGGGAACAACAGAAGGATTAAAACAACAAAGCAGGTGGATGAAACATGGGACAGTGATTAG